In Planctomycetota bacterium, a genomic segment contains:
- a CDS encoding NAD-dependent epimerase/dehydratase family protein, with amino-acid sequence MTSAATNPTQAPAASPAQAAGSAVSRQRAILITGAGGEVGHGLIHALSEAGGTPIVALDLRPLDEDLAQRCAETVVADIRDPLALLPVVSRYEIAEVFHLAALLSTTSERNPVLAQQVNVRGTMHVLRVAAEQGRARGTPVRVVYPSSIAVYGLPSAEAKAAAGAVREDEHLTPITMYGVNKLACEQLGRYFGEHYKLLDDQPPPIDFRCIRYPGLISPHTAPSGGTSDYGPLMLHAAARGEEAACFVPGEARLPFMLMRDAIDATLALARAEEPPAGPRGRVYNVASFAPTAAEMFEAIKVHFPNARLRYDIEPKRARIVESWPADVDRSAAERHLGVPAGRPFAEALADELAPAVRSMYVS; translated from the coding sequence GTGACCTCTGCCGCGACCAATCCGACGCAGGCGCCCGCGGCATCCCCCGCCCAAGCGGCGGGATCGGCGGTTTCCCGGCAGCGGGCGATCCTCATCACGGGGGCGGGCGGCGAGGTCGGCCACGGGCTGATCCACGCCCTCAGCGAAGCCGGCGGCACGCCCATCGTGGCCCTCGACCTGCGGCCGCTGGACGAGGACCTCGCCCAGCGGTGCGCAGAGACGGTCGTCGCAGACATCCGAGATCCGCTGGCGCTGCTGCCGGTGGTGTCGAGGTACGAGATCGCCGAGGTCTTCCACCTCGCGGCACTGCTATCGACGACGAGCGAGCGGAACCCGGTGCTGGCCCAGCAGGTCAACGTGCGAGGCACGATGCACGTGCTCCGCGTGGCGGCCGAGCAGGGACGGGCCCGGGGCACGCCGGTGCGGGTGGTGTACCCCAGCTCGATCGCGGTGTACGGGCTGCCGTCCGCCGAGGCGAAGGCCGCCGCCGGAGCGGTGCGGGAGGACGAGCACCTCACGCCGATCACGATGTACGGTGTCAACAAGCTGGCGTGCGAGCAACTCGGGAGATACTTCGGCGAGCACTACAAGCTGCTGGACGACCAGCCGCCACCGATCGACTTCCGCTGCATCCGCTACCCGGGCCTCATCAGCCCGCACACCGCGCCGAGCGGGGGCACGAGCGACTACGGCCCGCTGATGCTGCACGCCGCCGCGCGTGGCGAGGAGGCGGCCTGCTTCGTGCCGGGCGAGGCCCGGCTGCCGTTCATGCTGATGCGGGACGCCATCGACGCGACCCTCGCGCTCGCCCGGGCCGAGGAGCCGCCGGCGGGACCGCGTGGCCGGGTGTACAACGTCGCGAGCTTCGCGCCGACGGCCGCCGAGATGTTCGAGGCCATCAAGGTGCACTTCCCCAACGCGAGGCTCCGCTACGACATCGAGCCCAAGCGCGCCCGGATCGTGGAGAGCTGGCCGGCGGATGTCGATCGCTCCGCCGCCGAGCGGCACCTGGGCGTGCCCGCGGGGCGGCCCTTCGCCGAGGCCCTCGCGGATGAGCTGGCCCCTGCGGTACGGTCTATGTACGTATCTTGA
- a CDS encoding dihydroorotate dehydrogenase has protein sequence MAPDAEPADPLAVDLAGVRLQSPLVLAAGTAGYADEILDVVPARVLGAVTSKSITMQSREGHPTWRVAPIRGGMLNAIGLANMGVDRFVEHVLPRQRLAEHGVRLFASVAGDTIEGYVRVAAQLGAHESVDAVELNVSCPNVHGGSDFGADPATLRDLVAAVRAALPSTRLIVKLPPIAVGLPGIVEVARAAIEGRGESAGPNRRPGADVLCIANTTPAMAIDVRTRRPVLSNTTGGLSGPAVHAIAVKLVNDVHKNLAHDAGVPIIGLGGVTRWEDAAEFVLAGATAIGLGTATLADPGIAKRVHRGLGRWVRKEGIGSLAGVVGAAG, from the coding sequence GTGGCACCCGACGCCGAACCCGCAGATCCCCTCGCCGTTGATCTCGCGGGCGTGCGCCTGCAATCGCCGCTCGTGCTCGCCGCCGGGACGGCGGGCTACGCCGACGAGATACTCGACGTCGTGCCCGCCCGGGTGCTGGGCGCGGTCACCAGCAAGTCGATCACGATGCAGTCCCGCGAGGGGCACCCGACGTGGCGGGTCGCGCCCATCCGCGGGGGCATGCTCAACGCCATCGGCCTGGCCAACATGGGCGTGGACCGCTTCGTCGAGCACGTGCTGCCCCGGCAGCGGTTGGCCGAGCACGGCGTGCGGCTGTTCGCCTCGGTCGCGGGCGACACCATCGAGGGCTACGTCCGCGTCGCCGCGCAGCTGGGGGCGCACGAGTCGGTCGACGCCGTCGAGCTGAACGTCTCGTGCCCCAACGTGCACGGCGGGAGCGACTTCGGGGCCGACCCCGCGACGCTCCGTGACCTCGTCGCCGCGGTCCGTGCGGCGCTGCCGTCGACGCGGCTGATCGTCAAGCTCCCCCCCATCGCCGTCGGCCTGCCGGGCATCGTCGAGGTTGCCCGGGCGGCCATCGAGGGCCGCGGCGAATCGGCCGGTCCGAATCGGCGTCCGGGCGCCGACGTGCTGTGCATCGCCAACACCACGCCCGCGATGGCCATCGACGTCCGCACCCGCAGGCCCGTGCTGAGCAACACCACGGGCGGACTGAGCGGACCGGCGGTGCACGCCATCGCCGTCAAGCTGGTGAACGACGTACATAAGAACCTCGCGCACGACGCCGGCGTGCCCATCATCGGCCTGGGCGGCGTGACCCGCTGGGAGGACGCGGCCGAGTTCGTGCTCGCCGGCGCGACGGCCATCGGCCTGGGCACCGCGACGCTGGCGGATCCGGGGATCGCCAAGCGGGTGCATCGGGGGCTGGGGCGGTGGGTTAGGAAGGAAGGGATCGGGTCACTGGCGGGTGTTGTGGGAGCGGCGGGCTGA